From a region of the Sporosarcina ureilytica genome:
- a CDS encoding AAA family ATPase gives MKFILIFGPQAVGKMTVGQELAKVTDMKLFHNHMTIEFLEPLFGFSPETWKLSSLFRTEIFRVVAKSNLKGLIFTYVWAFDQQEYWDFVNKTRGIFDSQGATTYFVELEADIKERLERNKSPHRLKQKPTKRNIEWSEYELKETMKKHRLNSNKGEIKSENYIKINNTDLDAREVAEIISEKFNL, from the coding sequence ATGAAATTTATACTTATATTTGGTCCACAAGCAGTTGGTAAAATGACAGTCGGACAAGAACTAGCAAAAGTAACTGACATGAAGCTATTTCACAACCATATGACCATTGAATTCCTTGAACCGTTATTCGGTTTTAGCCCAGAAACGTGGAAGTTGTCATCTTTATTTAGAACAGAAATATTTAGAGTAGTAGCTAAAAGTAATTTGAAAGGTTTAATTTTTACTTATGTATGGGCTTTTGACCAGCAGGAGTATTGGGATTTTGTAAACAAGACAAGGGGAATTTTTGATTCCCAAGGGGCAACTACTTATTTCGTAGAATTAGAAGCTGATATTAAAGAAAGGTTGGAACGAAATAAAAGTCCGCATCGACTTAAACAAAAACCTACGAAAAGAAACATTGAATGGTCAGAATATGAGCTAAAAGAGACAATGAAAAAACACAGATTAAACTCCAACAAGGGTGAAATTAAGAGTGAAAATTACATCAAAATAAATAATACCGATTTGGATGCAAGAGAAGTAGCTGAAATCATTTCAGAAAAATTTAATTTATAA
- a CDS encoding aminoglycoside phosphotransferase family protein codes for MLNRVIQQFELNVLSINEVEDSHSSTVYKCHLLNGENVFLKMPYTKLKCQRELEAYEIIKDRVSIPKMLDYWSGDEECPGAFLLSELKGQPLTNKALPTVAFQVGILHASMHQIQPPTTLQLTGIQNEFPNWSNFVERQFYSFAEDVKEVLDESLYKQSIEKFENMKLQLPPSDGPSFIHMDFRPANIIVAGDKVTGMIDFESVRFGSTEIDFTKLYRDFLSFDISLYQSYQEGYNTIRPLIDFEVVLPFYQFTDAFNSIGWCKRRGIEKNASFLEKNFSILKKMLL; via the coding sequence ATGTTAAATCGAGTCATTCAACAATTCGAATTGAATGTGTTATCAATTAATGAGGTTGAAGATTCTCATAGTTCAACAGTTTATAAATGCCATTTGCTTAATGGAGAAAATGTCTTTTTAAAAATGCCTTACACAAAGTTGAAATGTCAGCGAGAGTTGGAAGCCTATGAAATCATAAAAGATAGAGTTTCCATTCCTAAGATGTTGGATTATTGGTCTGGTGATGAAGAATGTCCCGGTGCGTTTTTATTATCCGAATTAAAAGGGCAACCGCTAACAAATAAAGCTTTACCAACAGTAGCGTTTCAGGTTGGGATCCTCCATGCTTCTATGCATCAAATTCAGCCACCAACTACGTTACAGTTAACCGGCATACAAAATGAGTTTCCGAACTGGTCTAATTTTGTGGAACGTCAATTTTATAGTTTTGCTGAGGATGTAAAGGAAGTTTTGGATGAAAGTTTATACAAACAGTCCATTGAAAAGTTCGAAAATATGAAACTTCAGCTCCCTCCTTCAGATGGCCCGAGCTTTATACATATGGATTTTCGTCCAGCAAATATAATTGTTGCTGGAGATAAAGTCACGGGCATGATAGATTTTGAAAGTGTACGATTTGGCTCAACAGAAATCGATTTCACCAAACTGTACCGTGATTTTTTAAGCTTCGATATTTCCTTGTATCAGTCCTATCAAGAAGGTTATAACACCATAAGACCATTAATTGATTTCGAAGTTGTGTTGCCTTTTTATCAATTTACAGATGCTTTTAATAGTATTGGCTGGTGTAAACGTCGTGGAATTGAAAAGAACGCTTCATTTCTTGAGAAGAATTTTTCAATCCTAAAAAAAATGTTGCTATAA
- a CDS encoding VOC family protein produces the protein MIKGLYEAHLPVSDLKRSIEFYTGLGLEFDHIVGDRLAFLWIVKEKSWLGIWETDKVELEYHPSIRHIAFQVSLEGLKNSVNWLRNNGYKPREAFGFKPIEPFVMPHKDYAHAKIHFNDPDGNSLEFICKIDNPNKLTERMYLSKWNEINK, from the coding sequence ATTATAAAGGGATTATATGAAGCGCATTTACCAGTAAGTGATTTAAAGCGTTCGATAGAATTCTACACTGGTCTTGGGCTTGAATTTGATCATATCGTTGGGGATAGATTAGCATTTTTGTGGATTGTAAAAGAAAAAAGTTGGTTGGGAATATGGGAAACCGATAAAGTAGAACTTGAATACCATCCTTCGATAAGACATATAGCTTTTCAAGTATCGTTAGAAGGGTTAAAGAACTCTGTTAACTGGCTCAGAAATAATGGATATAAACCTAGAGAAGCATTTGGGTTTAAACCGATTGAACCTTTTGTTATGCCTCACAAGGATTATGCACACGCTAAAATTCATTTTAATGACCCTGATGGTAATAGTTTAGAATTTATTTGTAAAATAGATAATCCCAACAAGCTAACAGAACGAATGTATTTGAGTAAGTGGAACGAGATAAATAAATAA
- a CDS encoding GNAT family N-acetyltransferase, producing MTIILKEVLESEKPILRNLYSLYLHELSNFTMNLNLGEDGAFHYEELDDFWRVDGLSPYFITLNEKTIGFILLLERPFLKKSNDYGINDFFILNQYKGKGLAVQAARKIFEEKPGQYFIIQVVENKRAVAFWKKVYTGLNIETNERQDLIDKELCLIQTFKV from the coding sequence TTGACTATTATTCTCAAAGAAGTTTTGGAATCAGAAAAACCTATTTTGCGTAACCTTTATTCATTGTATCTTCACGAGCTTTCGAATTTCACTATGAATTTAAATTTAGGTGAAGACGGTGCTTTTCATTATGAGGAATTGGATGATTTCTGGAGAGTAGATGGATTATCACCCTATTTTATAACGTTGAATGAAAAAACTATTGGTTTTATATTGCTATTAGAACGCCCGTTTTTGAAAAAAAGCAATGATTATGGAATAAACGATTTTTTTATACTTAATCAATACAAAGGTAAGGGATTGGCTGTACAAGCTGCTAGAAAAATATTTGAAGAGAAACCGGGGCAATATTTTATAATACAGGTTGTTGAAAATAAACGTGCAGTTGCATTTTGGAAAAAAGTTTATACTGGATTAAATATTGAAACTAACGAAAGACAAGATTTAATTGATAAAGAGTTATGTCTAATTCAAACGTTTAAAGTTTAA
- a CDS encoding helix-turn-helix domain-containing protein — MAKYSLEFKFKVVREYLEGTLGYRLLARKYGIPSKSPIESWVQAYKAFGEDGLRRKRSKKVYSVQFKLDVLHFIKRTGASYQDTAIEFNMNNPSLIANWKRTFLKEGVEGLKPKSKGCPTMSKDKKAKPVKTEEKMSREEQLERENELLRLEIAYLKKLDAFQENPNAFLEKHKQQWHSNSKKKGSN; from the coding sequence ATGGCTAAATATAGTTTAGAGTTTAAATTTAAAGTGGTGAGAGAATATCTTGAAGGTACTTTAGGATATAGATTACTGGCGCGAAAATATGGTATTCCAAGTAAATCGCCAATTGAAAGTTGGGTTCAAGCATATAAAGCATTTGGTGAAGATGGATTACGTAGAAAACGTTCTAAGAAGGTTTACTCTGTTCAATTTAAGTTGGATGTATTACACTTTATAAAACGAACAGGCGCTTCATACCAAGATACAGCAATTGAATTTAACATGAATAATCCATCTTTGATTGCGAACTGGAAAAGAACTTTTCTAAAAGAAGGTGTAGAAGGGCTTAAACCTAAATCGAAAGGGTGTCCTACTATGTCTAAAGATAAAAAAGCGAAACCAGTGAAAACAGAGGAGAAAATGTCTCGTGAAGAACAACTAGAACGTGAAAATGAACTTCTTCGCTTAGAAATTGCATACTTAAAAAAGTTAGACGCTTTTCAGGAGAATCCGAATGCCTTCCTAGAAAAGCACAAGCAGCAATGGCATTCGAACTCAAAGAAGAAGGGTTCAAATTAA
- a CDS encoding IS3 family transposase yields the protein MLKKVRRFSGESECLPRKAQAAMAFELKEEGFKLKDVLLVVGIPEATYHYQIQQLKQADPDEELKEVILDLFQKHEGKYGYRRIHLALRNQGYLINHKKVQRIMGDLGLKCVKFTRKSRYNSYKGTVGKVAKNRLNRRFNTSIRLQKLVTDVTEFKCLDDEKLYLNPILDLYNGEIISFGISKRPTLDLVLEPLKEAVRVIKTEAEYRTTIHSDQGWHYQHQKWIKTLKKNKVFQSMSRKATCADNAVMENFFGILKQEIYYGEELLSYHKLKQKIEQYIDYYNNERIKVKLAGLSPIQYRTQTSQTAA from the coding sequence ATACTTAAAAAAGTTAGACGCTTTTCAGGAGAATCCGAATGCCTTCCTAGAAAAGCACAAGCAGCAATGGCATTCGAACTCAAAGAAGAAGGGTTCAAATTAAAAGATGTATTATTGGTAGTCGGTATTCCAGAGGCAACCTATCACTATCAAATCCAACAATTGAAGCAAGCAGACCCAGACGAAGAATTGAAAGAGGTTATTCTTGATCTTTTCCAAAAACATGAAGGCAAATATGGATATCGTCGCATTCATTTAGCATTAAGAAATCAAGGATATTTGATTAATCATAAAAAAGTTCAACGAATCATGGGCGATTTAGGGTTAAAATGTGTGAAATTCACTCGTAAGTCACGATACAATTCATACAAAGGTACTGTTGGGAAAGTAGCCAAAAATCGCTTGAACCGTAGATTTAACACGTCAATCCGCCTGCAAAAATTAGTAACCGATGTCACTGAATTTAAGTGTCTAGACGACGAAAAACTGTATCTAAACCCTATTTTAGATTTATATAACGGAGAAATTATTTCTTTCGGAATCTCCAAGAGACCTACATTGGATTTAGTACTGGAACCATTAAAAGAAGCAGTAAGAGTCATTAAAACTGAAGCTGAATATCGAACAACAATACATTCCGATCAAGGTTGGCATTATCAACATCAAAAATGGATTAAGACATTAAAGAAAAATAAAGTCTTCCAAAGTATGTCTAGAAAAGCAACCTGTGCTGATAACGCTGTAATGGAAAATTTCTTCGGGATTTTAAAGCAAGAAATTTATTACGGTGAAGAATTATTGTCTTATCATAAGCTTAAACAAAAAATAGAACAGTATATTGATTACTACAATAACGAACGAATAAAAGTAAAATTGGCCGGTTTAAGTCCAATACAATACCGAACTCAAACCAGCCAAACAGCTGCATAA
- a CDS encoding HIT family protein, whose translation MKDCIFCYPELEPTQNVIMSNEFCMFLQLDQAKQEGVQLEGAGIIIPRKHRETAFDLTLEEWNATHALLQDVKRYLDENYQPQGYNLGWNCGEVGGQHIFHSHFHVLPRYEDEPLAGRGIRYMFKSTNNQRKDS comes from the coding sequence ATGAAAGATTGTATATTTTGCTATCCAGAGTTAGAACCAACTCAAAACGTAATTATGAGCAATGAGTTTTGTATGTTCTTACAGTTAGATCAGGCTAAGCAAGAAGGTGTTCAACTCGAAGGTGCAGGAATAATTATACCAAGGAAACATAGGGAAACTGCTTTTGACTTAACGCTTGAGGAATGGAATGCTACACACGCACTTCTTCAAGATGTGAAGAGATACTTAGACGAAAATTATCAACCGCAGGGGTACAACCTTGGTTGGAATTGTGGTGAAGTTGGAGGGCAGCATATATTCCATTCGCATTTTCACGTGTTACCAAGATATGAAGATGAACCACTTGCAGGCAGGGGTATTAGATATATGTTTAAGAGTACCAATAATCAAAGAAAAGATTCTTAA
- a CDS encoding NUDIX hydrolase, translating into MTTIYVTWGNGKVKLTWKPKSKMPPCNLITSVHGFCFYKNELLLIDLKHRGWDIPGGHIELNESPEECFKREAMEEGDAEGKCNFLGCIEVDHNENPNWIENSPYPKVGYQAYYRMDIDHLHQFSSEYESTQRIFVNPNKAPDYHHEWHEIFQEALNHALLVKRP; encoded by the coding sequence ATGACGACAATTTATGTGACTTGGGGAAACGGTAAGGTTAAATTGACATGGAAGCCTAAAAGCAAAATGCCACCATGTAATTTAATTACAAGTGTTCATGGATTTTGCTTTTATAAGAACGAGTTGTTATTGATTGACCTCAAACACCGTGGATGGGACATTCCAGGAGGTCATATTGAATTAAATGAGTCTCCAGAGGAATGTTTTAAACGTGAAGCTATGGAAGAAGGGGACGCTGAAGGGAAATGCAATTTTCTTGGATGTATCGAAGTCGACCATAACGAAAATCCAAATTGGATCGAAAACAGCCCCTATCCCAAGGTAGGATACCAGGCATATTATCGTATGGATATTGACCATTTACATCAATTTTCAAGCGAGTATGAATCCACTCAAAGAATTTTTGTGAATCCTAATAAAGCCCCTGATTATCATCACGAATGGCATGAGATATTTCAAGAAGCACTTAATCATGCTTTGTTAGTAAAAAGACCTTAA
- a CDS encoding GNAT family N-acetyltransferase produces MSFMIREMKKEDIKQVQDVAKKSWNATYDGIIPHNIQENFLKAAYSDEMMKRRLNGSFIFVAEMEDKIIGFANFTPVNNGGQSELSAIYLYPDYQGKGIGTALLQKGIKELENVKEIYIDVEKENNIGKTFYEAKGFKTVKEYDDNFDGHILKTVQMCLTV; encoded by the coding sequence ATGAGTTTTATGATTCGTGAAATGAAAAAAGAAGATATTAAGCAGGTTCAAGATGTGGCGAAAAAGAGCTGGAATGCAACCTATGATGGAATAATACCACACAATATACAGGAGAACTTTTTGAAGGCTGCATACAGTGATGAAATGATGAAGAGACGATTAAATGGATCGTTTATTTTCGTAGCAGAAATGGAAGATAAAATCATAGGTTTTGCCAATTTCACACCAGTAAACAATGGAGGGCAGTCAGAGTTAAGTGCAATCTATCTCTACCCCGACTATCAAGGTAAGGGTATCGGTACTGCATTATTGCAAAAAGGTATCAAGGAATTAGAAAACGTCAAAGAAATTTATATTGATGTTGAGAAAGAAAATAATATCGGAAAAACATTTTATGAAGCAAAAGGATTTAAGACAGTTAAAGAATACGATGATAACTTTGATGGGCATATTCTGAAAACAGTTCAAATGTGTTTAACAGTGTAA
- a CDS encoding RNA polymerase sigma factor — MSKNNPFYLIEEIYNEHYRYLKNFLIGLTKSDEIADDIIQELFAKILMTPTRILEVNYMKSWLVKCAKNTLIDYY, encoded by the coding sequence ATGTCTAAAAACAATCCATTTTACTTAATAGAGGAGATTTACAATGAACATTATCGTTATTTAAAGAACTTTTTAATTGGATTAACGAAAAGTGATGAAATAGCGGATGACATTATTCAAGAATTATTTGCAAAGATACTCATGACACCTACTAGAATTCTCGAAGTGAATTATATGAAAAGTTGGTTAGTCAAATGTGCAAAGAACACTTTAATTGATTATTACTGA
- a CDS encoding sigma factor-like helix-turn-helix DNA-binding protein, translating to MLNDENIIESLLVDNFTPEVSVLINHELETILNQYSTTDRAIILAKEYYGYQYTEISELLNMPVSTLKSRVFRMRKSIIQRRQSNES from the coding sequence TTGTTAAACGATGAAAATATTATTGAATCACTATTGGTTGACAATTTCACACCGGAAGTAAGTGTGCTAATCAATCATGAATTAGAGACCATTTTAAACCAGTATTCTACGACTGATCGAGCCATTATTCTCGCAAAAGAATACTATGGTTATCAGTATACAGAAATTAGCGAACTACTAAACATGCCTGTATCCACATTAAAGTCTAGAGTTTTCAGAATGAGAAAAAGTATCATCCAAAGGAGGCAATCAAATGAATCATGA
- a CDS encoding ABC transporter ATP-binding protein, whose amino-acid sequence MLKLNNVEITFNEGTLDEKRALKNTNLTLKKGEFITVIGGNGAGKSTLMNIISGNLIADVGDILIDGKQVTHLPEYSRAKYIGRVFQDPMAGTAPEMTIEENLAIAYSRNKKRTLWLGVTKKRREFFKKALRTLNLGLDNRLNARVGLLSGGERQALSLLMATFTEPDILLLDEHTAALDPARAELIANLTSEIVENYQLTTLMVTHNMQQALDMGNRLIMMDAGKIIFDVSGEEKRKLTIKNLMDEFQRIRGKQLESDQAVLV is encoded by the coding sequence ATGTTGAAGCTTAACAATGTAGAGATTACTTTTAACGAAGGAACATTGGATGAAAAACGAGCTTTAAAAAACACGAATTTAACATTGAAAAAAGGGGAGTTCATTACGGTCATTGGTGGAAATGGTGCTGGAAAATCCACTTTAATGAATATTATCTCTGGTAATCTCATTGCCGATGTTGGGGATATATTGATTGATGGGAAACAAGTCACGCATTTGCCAGAATATAGTCGCGCAAAATATATTGGACGTGTTTTCCAAGACCCTATGGCAGGAACTGCGCCAGAAATGACGATAGAAGAAAATCTAGCGATTGCTTATTCACGCAATAAAAAACGAACATTGTGGCTTGGCGTGACGAAAAAACGTCGAGAATTTTTCAAGAAAGCGTTACGAACGTTAAACTTAGGATTGGACAATCGATTAAATGCGAGAGTAGGCTTATTGTCTGGTGGAGAAAGACAGGCGCTATCATTATTAATGGCAACATTTACAGAGCCTGATATTTTATTATTGGATGAACATACTGCAGCACTCGATCCTGCACGTGCAGAACTCATTGCTAATTTAACGTCTGAAATTGTTGAAAACTACCAATTAACGACGTTGATGGTGACGCATAATATGCAACAAGCACTCGATATGGGAAATCGTTTAATTATGATGGATGCGGGGAAAATTATTTTTGATGTGAGCGGAGAAGAGAAGAGAAAGCTAACGATTAAAAACTTAATGGACGAATTCCAACGTATACGCGGAAAACAACTGGAAAGCGATCAAGCAGTGTTGGTGTAA
- a CDS encoding ABC transporter permease, whose protein sequence is MFLALFGAVESGLIYAIMAIGVYLTFRILDFPDLTVDGSFVTGGAVTAISIINGVPPIFATILGAFAGFLAGCITGILHTKGKINALLSGILMMIALYSINLRIMGKPNLSLSRESTLKNQFIGVWEKTGIDGVIHNVLGSMGIERLPATWGIVFMMIIIMILMKIIIDYFLKTEIGLGLRATGNNQVMSRSFSANTDTLIIIGLGISNGLVALSGSLIAQYGGFTDVGMGIGMIIIGLASVIIGEALFGAKTVARATLAIILGAVIYRIVVALALRVGFLDTGDMKLITAILVILALVTPKIVQVQREKKRRLAKRAALKVGHVKNVEA, encoded by the coding sequence ATGTTTTTAGCTTTATTTGGTGCTGTTGAATCGGGTTTGATTTATGCGATTATGGCGATTGGTGTCTATTTGACTTTCAGAATATTGGATTTTCCTGATTTAACAGTAGATGGAAGTTTCGTAACGGGTGGTGCAGTTACTGCAATTTCCATTATAAATGGGGTACCACCCATTTTTGCGACAATCCTTGGGGCATTCGCTGGGTTTCTCGCGGGCTGTATAACGGGCATATTACATACAAAGGGAAAAATAAATGCGTTACTCTCTGGAATTTTAATGATGATTGCGCTTTATTCTATTAATTTAAGAATTATGGGGAAACCCAATTTATCTTTATCAAGGGAGTCTACTTTAAAAAATCAGTTCATCGGAGTGTGGGAGAAAACGGGAATTGATGGTGTCATTCATAATGTATTGGGCTCTATGGGAATCGAACGTTTACCGGCGACGTGGGGCATTGTATTTATGATGATTATCATCATGATTCTTATGAAAATAATCATTGATTATTTCTTGAAAACTGAAATTGGATTAGGGCTGAGAGCTACAGGAAATAACCAAGTGATGAGTCGTAGTTTTTCAGCAAATACGGATACATTAATTATCATCGGTTTAGGAATTTCGAATGGGCTTGTTGCATTGTCAGGTTCTTTAATTGCACAATATGGTGGGTTTACGGATGTTGGTATGGGAATAGGGATGATTATTATTGGGCTTGCTTCGGTCATTATCGGCGAAGCATTGTTTGGTGCAAAAACAGTTGCGCGGGCAACATTGGCTATTATTCTTGGTGCAGTGATTTACCGGATAGTCGTTGCATTAGCGCTTCGAGTTGGATTTTTAGATACAGGGGATATGAAGCTCATTACGGCTATTCTTGTCATTCTAGCATTGGTGACACCAAAAATTGTACAAGTGCAAAGAGAGAAAAAGCGCCGACTCGCAAAACGTGCCGCATTGAAAGTAGGTCATGTTAAAAATGTTGAAGCTTAA
- a CDS encoding ABC transporter substrate-binding protein, translating into MKKSLQLTILAVISMFILAACGSDGEKESGSDSGGEKYIIGATQILEHPSLDAATEGFKKAIEDAGINAEIDYQSAQNDMNNVAVIADKFVADGVDLIFANSTPSALGAQNATSDIPILFTSVTDAVDADLIESMESPGGNITGVVDLHPDAIEKTIEFIDQYFKDAKVGVIYNAGEQNSVAQMKAIEEIADGTSLTLIERTVATSADVQQAAMSLAGDIDVFYIFTDNTVVSALDSVVDIANEQQIPLIVGEPDSVELGGFASYGFDYYSIGYRTGEMAAEILKDGKKPSEISAEYPPELKLYINKEAAEAQGIEWNTDWDDAEIIE; encoded by the coding sequence ATGAAAAAGTCTTTACAGTTAACGATTCTTGCGGTAATCAGTATGTTTATTTTGGCTGCTTGTGGAAGTGACGGTGAGAAGGAAAGTGGAAGCGATAGCGGCGGTGAGAAATACATAATTGGTGCGACACAAATATTAGAACATCCTTCGCTTGATGCTGCGACTGAAGGATTTAAGAAAGCTATTGAAGATGCAGGCATCAACGCGGAAATTGATTATCAAAGTGCCCAAAATGATATGAATAATGTTGCAGTCATTGCAGATAAGTTTGTTGCGGATGGTGTCGATTTAATCTTTGCAAACTCAACGCCAAGTGCTTTGGGTGCTCAAAATGCAACGAGTGATATCCCAATTTTATTTACTTCTGTGACAGATGCAGTAGATGCAGATCTTATTGAATCGATGGAAAGTCCAGGCGGAAATATTACAGGTGTTGTTGATTTACATCCAGATGCAATTGAAAAAACAATTGAATTTATCGATCAATATTTTAAAGATGCAAAAGTTGGAGTTATTTATAATGCGGGAGAGCAAAACTCTGTTGCGCAAATGAAAGCCATTGAAGAGATTGCAGACGGAACAAGTTTAACGTTAATTGAAAGAACTGTTGCGACGTCAGCGGATGTTCAACAAGCGGCCATGTCTTTAGCCGGGGATATTGATGTGTTTTATATTTTCACAGATAATACAGTCGTTTCTGCATTGGATAGCGTTGTAGATATTGCCAATGAACAACAAATTCCGCTCATTGTAGGGGAACCAGATTCTGTTGAATTAGGTGGATTTGCATCCTATGGATTTGATTATTACTCAATTGGTTATCGCACGGGAGAAATGGCAGCAGAAATTTTAAAAGATGGTAAAAAACCAAGTGAAATTAGTGCAGAATATCCGCCAGAGTTAAAGTTGTATATTAATAAAGAAGCGGCAGAAGCACAAGGAATTGAATGGAATACAGACTGGGACGATGCAGAGATTATAGAATAA
- a CDS encoding pseudouridine synthase, whose protein sequence is MRLNQYISSSGFCSRRQAERYITAKKVLVNGKIAPHVYFVKEDDHVEVDGHTITHTARDIYMILNKPSGITCTASPAIAGNIIDFISYPERIFPVGRLDKETEGLILLTNDGSIVNDLMKDEHQQEKEYVVTVNRKITDTFIKDLSNGVDIYNPRTKGYTTTNPCTVTQLDNFTFRITLTQGLNRQIRRMCRRFQYTVTHLQRVRIKHIELGPLGRGQWRYLTEEEIAKLKS, encoded by the coding sequence TTGAGGTTGAATCAATATATTAGTTCTTCGGGATTTTGTTCCAGAAGACAGGCGGAGCGCTATATTACGGCTAAAAAGGTGCTAGTGAATGGTAAGATTGCCCCACATGTTTATTTTGTTAAAGAGGATGATCATGTCGAAGTAGACGGTCACACCATCACGCATACGGCACGAGACATTTATATGATACTTAATAAACCGAGCGGGATCACTTGTACTGCCTCCCCTGCTATTGCCGGTAATATTATCGACTTTATTTCCTATCCTGAACGGATATTTCCGGTTGGACGCCTGGATAAAGAAACAGAAGGTCTCATTTTATTAACCAATGACGGGAGTATTGTAAACGACTTAATGAAAGATGAGCATCAACAGGAAAAAGAATATGTTGTTACCGTCAATAGAAAAATAACGGATACGTTTATAAAAGATTTATCAAACGGTGTAGACATTTACAATCCGAGAACAAAAGGCTATACGACGACTAACCCTTGTACAGTTACTCAGTTGGACAATTTTACTTTTCGCATAACATTAACTCAAGGATTGAATCGACAGATCCGTAGAATGTGCAGACGATTTCAATATACTGTCACGCACTTGCAAAGGGTTCGAATCAAGCATATTGAGCTTGGACCATTGGGGCGTGGCCAGTGGCGTTACTTGACTGAAGAAGAGATAGCGAAGTTAAAATCGTGA
- a CDS encoding Kiwa anti-phage protein KwaB-like domain-containing protein, with protein MNINELKEFIENLDTDEVDSVSVKLVQKIGENYEVYQPSVHQRVREDLKNLYAEIFETRLFELPQEEYNPNVGQDGYLSVANLEVAHVETTIEEINSEENIHGDLGDLDLETINFYCIKFRHNDESLYIFRRFSKMRKIRRGFLGVLEDSTLRKLENDLFIGLDSDIDILVFQNEMLIINRFALQTIFNLQDYFTERATYALGQIQQGNVISNFDEFSEDCLNDRQASQRITKIINTPGRIEGFLQTAESLPNVIARANLDIELNENGQIVYTRNREVRSQILFCIADAYYLSLLLGRIGEDITQ; from the coding sequence TTGAATATAAATGAACTTAAGGAGTTTATAGAAAATCTTGATACTGATGAAGTAGATTCAGTTTCTGTGAAGTTAGTACAAAAAATAGGTGAAAATTATGAAGTTTATCAACCGTCTGTGCACCAAAGGGTTAGAGAAGATCTTAAGAATTTATATGCTGAAATTTTTGAAACAAGACTATTCGAGCTACCACAAGAAGAGTATAATCCAAATGTAGGTCAGGATGGCTACCTTTCAGTCGCAAATTTGGAGGTGGCACATGTAGAGACTACAATTGAGGAAATTAATTCGGAAGAGAACATACATGGTGATTTGGGAGATTTAGATCTAGAGACTATTAATTTTTATTGTATAAAATTTAGGCATAATGACGAGTCTCTCTATATATTCCGTAGATTTTCCAAGATGAGAAAAATAAGACGTGGGTTTCTTGGGGTATTAGAAGACAGCACATTGAGAAAGCTTGAGAATGATTTGTTTATCGGTTTGGATAGTGATATCGATATATTAGTGTTCCAAAACGAAATGCTAATAATAAATAGGTTTGCATTACAGACTATCTTTAATTTGCAAGATTACTTTACGGAAAGAGCCACTTATGCATTAGGTCAGATTCAGCAAGGTAATGTAATATCAAATTTTGATGAGTTTAGTGAGGACTGTTTGAATGATAGACAAGCATCTCAAAGAATCACAAAGATTATTAACACCCCTGGCAGGATTGAGGGATTTTTGCAAACAGCAGAATCACTTCCTAATGTCATTGCACGAGCTAATTTGGATATTGAATTGAATGAAAATGGACAAATAGTGTATACGCGCAACAGGGAAGTTAGAAGCCAGATACTCTTTTGTATTGCAGATGCCTACTATCTGTCCCTATTATTGGGACGCATAGGGGAAGATATTACACAATAA